One part of the Sulfolobus tengchongensis genome encodes these proteins:
- a CDS encoding PaREP1 family protein, with amino-acid sequence MEALNESKKEFYTYFISASKFYYDLSNTVNSPGIVCEMLYEAINAGIKLLAYYFSLQDKSRSEIVKELSNILGDWVERYWNLGVTLHYDCYLSGNVDENDIPFYENQVKDFISKVQEVVFD; translated from the coding sequence GTGGAAGCATTAAATGAAAGTAAAAAGGAATTTTATACATATTTTATATCCGCGTCAAAATTTTATTATGATCTTAGTAATACGGTCAATTCTCCAGGCATAGTGTGCGAGATGTTGTACGAGGCTATAAATGCTGGTATTAAGCTTTTAGCTTACTATTTTTCTTTACAAGATAAGTCAAGAAGCGAAATAGTAAAGGAGCTTTCAAATATATTAGGTGACTGGGTAGAAAGATACTGGAATTTAGGTGTAACATTACATTATGACTGCTATTTAAGTGGAAATGTAGATGAAAACGATATCCCTTTTTATGAGAATCAAGTTAAAGATTTCATATCAAAAGTTCAAGAAGTGGTTTTCGATTAG